TTCCATCCAGTCAACCATGCGATTCCTCCACTCAGGCACTGATCGAGGTGCCTAATCCGCCCACAATCGCTTCATTATATATGATATTGGGTTGCCTTCCGTCGACAATACTGGTGACCGTTCCCCCGGCAGCGGCACGCACCGCAGCGCGTATCTTGGGCACCATCCCACCGGTGGCGATTTTCGATGTGACGAGAGCTTCGGCTTCACTGACCTTCGCTGATTTAACGATAATACCCGCGGCGTCCTTGATACCGGAGACGTCTGTGAGGAAGATCAGCCTGTCGGCTTTAAGGGAAGCAGCCAGTTCTCCGGCTATCGGGTCGCCGTTGATGTTGAGCAGGCGGACCGGATCTCCAGGGACGTTGAGCGAAACCGGCGAAACCACCGGTACAAACCCGTTCTCCAGAAGTGTTTTCAAGAGAGCTAGGTCGACCTTTCGGACGTCCCCCATGTAGCCCCAGTCAGCGCCTCGGGGAGTTCCATGTATAAGTGCCCCGTCGACCCCGGATAAGCCGACAGCCTTGACACCTAAATCCAGAAGCATTGCCGTAGTTTCTTTATTGACAAGGCCGGCAAGGACAGCGGCGACTACCTCGAGAGTCTCCTTATCGGTGACGCGCTCACCTTGAACGATACTCGGAGTGATATTCAGCCGCTTCAGCCAGGTATTGACCGTGGCGGCTCCGCCATGAACGACGACCGGGAAGTAGCCCTCTTTTTTAAGCCGGGCAACATCCTCAAGGGATGTATCTCGACTGCCTAGAACGGATCCGCCAAGTTTGATGACGATGATCTTGTTCATAATTATTCGCTAAGTGGTGTAGTCGGCGTTGATGTGTATGTACTCGGCGCTCATGTCGCAGCCCCAACCGGTAACCGAAGGTTTCCCCAGCCCTAGATCGAGATGGATGAACACCTCTTTACCTTCGAATTGGGCAGAGGCGAGTTTCCTGTCAACTTCCAGAGGCATGCCCCGTTTTAAAACCTCAACATTTCCAATCCAGAGATCCACTTTGTCAAGGTCAAATCTAGCTCCGCTCCGCCCAG
This is a stretch of genomic DNA from Dehalogenimonas etheniformans. It encodes these proteins:
- the argB gene encoding acetylglutamate kinase; this encodes MNKIIVIKLGGSVLGSRDTSLEDVARLKKEGYFPVVVHGGAATVNTWLKRLNITPSIVQGERVTDKETLEVVAAVLAGLVNKETTAMLLDLGVKAVGLSGVDGALIHGTPRGADWGYMGDVRKVDLALLKTLLENGFVPVVSPVSLNVPGDPVRLLNINGDPIAGELAASLKADRLIFLTDVSGIKDAAGIIVKSAKVSEAEALVTSKIATGGMVPKIRAAVRAAAGGTVTSIVDGRQPNIIYNEAIVGGLGTSISA